A window from Bos mutus isolate GX-2022 chromosome 1, NWIPB_WYAK_1.1, whole genome shotgun sequence encodes these proteins:
- the WDR53 gene encoding WD repeat-containing protein 53 isoform X1 gives MAVKWTGGHSSPILCLNASQEGLVASGAEGGDLVVWGEDGTLLGHTCFQGAEDVTNVLFSPSCPTKLYASHGETISILDVRSLKEPLDDFHVNEEEINCLSLNETENLLASADDSGTIKILDLENKKISRSLKRHSNICSSVAFRPQRPQSLVSCGLDMQVMLWNLRKARPLWITNLQEDETEEMESPQSPGQLLNPALAHSVSVASCGNVFSCGAEDGKVRIFRVMGVKCEQELGFKGHSLGVSQVCFLRESYLLLTGGNDGKIKLWDVSSEIEKKHKSPTKHTHRKKTKRAAYTKQGGGTHASVTGEDEHGKILPKLSIEHGEKVNWLLSTKIKGYQNILVADQTSCISVYPLKEF, from the exons ATGGCAGTCAAGTGGACTGGTGGACATTCTTCTCCTATTCTCTGCCTGAATGCGAGTCAAGAAGGGCTAGTGGCTTCTGGAGCAGAAGGTGGGGATCTCGTGGTTTGGGGTGAAGATGGGACTCTTTTAGGACACACGTGCTTCCAAGGGGCAGAGGATGTTACCAACGTCTTATTTTCTCCATCCTGCCCCACCAAACTCTATGCCTCACATGGAGAAACCATTAGCATACTGGATGTCAGGTCTCTTAAAGAACCCTTGGATGATTTTCATGtgaatgaagaagaaatcaaCTGTCTTTCATTGAATGAAACTGAAAACCTGCTGGCTTCTGCTGATGACTCTGGAACAATCAAAATCCTAGacctggaaaataagaaaattagcaGATCACTGAAGAGACATTCCAATATTTGTTCCTCTGTAGCTTTTCGACCTCAAAGGCCTCAGAGCCTGGTGTCATGTGGACTGGATATGCAG GTGATGCTGTGGAACCTTCGGAAAGCCCGGCCACTCTGGATTACAAATTTACAGGAGGATGaaacagaagaaatggaaagtcCACAATCACCTGGTCAGCTTTTAAACCCTGCCTTAGCCCACTCTGTGTCTGTGGCATCGTGTGGCAATGTTTTTAGTTGTGGTGCAGAAGATGGTAAGGTTCGAATCTTTAGGGTGATGGGAGTCAAGTGTGAACAGGAACTGGGATTTAAGGGCCATTCTTTGGGGGTTTCCCAAGTCTGCTTTCTGCGAGAATCCTATTTGCTGCTTACTGGAGGGAATGATGGAAAGATAAAGCTGTGGGATGTAAGcagtgaaattgaaaaaaaacatAAGAGTCCAACCAAACATACTCACAGGAAGAAAACCAAAAGGGCAGCTTACACCAAGCAAGGTGGAGGCACTCATGCTTCAGTAACAGGTGAAGATGAACATGGCAAAATTTTACCAAAGTTAAGTATTGAACATGGAGAAAAAGTGAACTGGCTCTTAAGTACAAAAATAAAGGGGTACCAAAATATATTGGTAGCTGATCAAACTAGTTGTATATCGGTGTATcccttaaaagaattttaa
- the WDR53 gene encoding WD repeat-containing protein 53 isoform X2: MLWNLRKARPLWITNLQEDETEEMESPQSPGQLLNPALAHSVSVASCGNVFSCGAEDGKVRIFRVMGVKCEQELGFKGHSLGVSQVCFLRESYLLLTGGNDGKIKLWDVSSEIEKKHKSPTKHTHRKKTKRAAYTKQGGGTHASVTGEDEHGKILPKLSIEHGEKVNWLLSTKIKGYQNILVADQTSCISVYPLKEF; the protein is encoded by the coding sequence ATGCTGTGGAACCTTCGGAAAGCCCGGCCACTCTGGATTACAAATTTACAGGAGGATGaaacagaagaaatggaaagtcCACAATCACCTGGTCAGCTTTTAAACCCTGCCTTAGCCCACTCTGTGTCTGTGGCATCGTGTGGCAATGTTTTTAGTTGTGGTGCAGAAGATGGTAAGGTTCGAATCTTTAGGGTGATGGGAGTCAAGTGTGAACAGGAACTGGGATTTAAGGGCCATTCTTTGGGGGTTTCCCAAGTCTGCTTTCTGCGAGAATCCTATTTGCTGCTTACTGGAGGGAATGATGGAAAGATAAAGCTGTGGGATGTAAGcagtgaaattgaaaaaaaacatAAGAGTCCAACCAAACATACTCACAGGAAGAAAACCAAAAGGGCAGCTTACACCAAGCAAGGTGGAGGCACTCATGCTTCAGTAACAGGTGAAGATGAACATGGCAAAATTTTACCAAAGTTAAGTATTGAACATGGAGAAAAAGTGAACTGGCTCTTAAGTACAAAAATAAAGGGGTACCAAAATATATTGGTAGCTGATCAAACTAGTTGTATATCGGTGTATcccttaaaagaattttaa